One genomic region from Acaryochloris thomasi RCC1774 encodes:
- a CDS encoding phage tail protein yields the protein MAEYKDHVENFVTTNRFHIEVDGDELGSFSECSGISVEIEKDVHHEGGVNDQQRISLGHTRFSDITLKRGVTDNAAFSEWLSQVFEDKIKRRNVTITTYNQAGDIMKSWSLIGAIPVGWTLPSLEADGNTVAVEELTLAFEGLKIGKKEAAKSGTNERDGKGYFATSAWE from the coding sequence ATGGCTGAATACAAAGATCACGTTGAGAACTTTGTCACCACCAATCGATTCCATATAGAAGTCGATGGAGACGAACTGGGTTCATTCTCTGAATGTTCAGGCATCAGTGTTGAGATTGAGAAAGATGTTCATCACGAGGGGGGCGTCAACGATCAGCAACGGATTAGCTTAGGACACACTAGATTTTCAGATATCACACTCAAACGAGGGGTCACAGACAATGCTGCTTTTTCAGAATGGCTGAGCCAAGTCTTCGAAGACAAAATTAAGCGACGCAACGTAACGATCACCACCTACAACCAGGCTGGAGACATTATGAAAAGCTGGAGTCTCATTGGTGCCATTCCGGTGGGCTGGACGCTACCCAGCTTAGAAGCAGACGGTAATACGGTGGCTGTAGAAGAGCTGACCCTCGCCTTCGAAGGTTTAAAAATTGGCAAGAAAGAAGCCGCGAAATCTGGAACTAACGAAAGAGATGGCAAAGGATATTTCGCAACTA